One stretch of Miscanthus floridulus cultivar M001 chromosome 18, ASM1932011v1, whole genome shotgun sequence DNA includes these proteins:
- the LOC136523346 gene encoding uncharacterized protein, whose protein sequence is MDRRTDRGQAACLGAGEGARRPDGPRRAGTGARRRGRAVVSGYGGALGGLRGRAARGLRGRDAVSGCGSTPAGPAGRAARGLRRRAARGCGGAARGCGGARRLRGLRGARGAAGGATPSWAARARRRGLLGRAARGLRRRAALRGLRGARGAAGGRAASGSGARRELAAAG, encoded by the coding sequence ATGGACAGACGGACGGATAGGGGCCAGGCGGCTTGCCTCGGGGCTGGGGAGGGGGCGCGCCGGCCGGACGGGCCCCGACGCGCAGGGACAGGGGCGCGCCGGCGGGGCCGCGCCGTCGTCTCAGGCTACGGGGGCGCGCTGGGGGGCCTGAGGGGTCGCGCGGCGCGGGGGCTGCGGGGGCGCGACGCCGTCTCGGGCTGCGGGAGCACACCGGCGGGGCCTGctgggcgcgcggcgcggggcttgcggcggcgcgcggcgcggggctgcggcggcgcggcgcggggctgcggcggcgcgcggcggctACGGGGGCTGCGGGGGGCGCGCGGGGCTGCGGGGGGCGCGACGCCGTCTTGGGCTGCGAGAGCGCGCCGGCGGGGCCTGttggggcgcgcggcgcgggggctgcggcggcgcgcggcgcTGCGGGGGCTGCGGGGGGCGCGCGGGGCTGCGGGGGGGCGCGCGGCGAGCGGCAGCGGCGCGCGGAGGGAGCTGGCGGCGGCGGGGTAG